One stretch of Eupeodes corollae chromosome 2, idEupCoro1.1, whole genome shotgun sequence DNA includes these proteins:
- the LOC129944315 gene encoding irregular chiasm C-roughest protein isoform X1, with product MSGNSVPNSRNPQPDDVAVAAVATVVVRSRRCCSTPALLLALTAMVMMTFLPFEVAGKHIHANVNAGGGGSGGSGGYVNFNNQRFAMEPQDQTAVVGARVTLPCRVINKQGTLQWTKDDFGLGTHRNLSGFERYSMVGSDEEGDYSLDIYPVMLDDDAKYQCQVSPGPEGQAAIRSTFATLSVLVPPEPPKISQGDFIMTTEDRKVEIECISVGGKPASEITWIDGLGTVINDNIEYTVIPMPDLRRFTAKSVLRLTPRKEHHNTNFTCQAQNTADRTYRSTKIRVEVKYAPKVKVSVIGGALAGGRIPEFAQVRLECKADANPGEVRYRWFINDEPIIGGQKTEMVIRNVTRKFHDAIVKCEVQNSVGKSEDSETLDISYGPQFRLRPQSIEADIGSVVSLNCEVDGNPMPDIVWIQHPIDRVVGGSSNLTFSVTNETAGRYYCKANVPGYPEISSDAYVYLKGSPIITSSHYQYGLVGDTARIECYATSVPRARHVSWTFNGHEISESGHDYSILVDAVPGGVKSTLIIRDSQSYHYGKYNCTVVNDYGNDVVEINLQAQKSVPLLMTIVGGISSVAILMILTILVIVYFKCKKRKLPPADVISEHQISKIAAKEAGDRTSNYSDLKVDISAGYVPYADYTTHYSPPPQYLTTCSTKSGSHLQQQQQHHNQQQQQHHQQQHQAINVPMTFINGGGSLTGSIIGSREIRQDNGLPSLQSTTTNGSVVSSSPNGSCSNNSTATHVAHNSLSIDPRYSAIYGNPYLRNSNSSLLPPPTAV from the exons ATGAGCGGAAATAGTGTGCCAAACTCAAGGAACCCACAGCCAGACGATGTCGCGGTCGCCGCTGTCGCCACCGTCGTCGTCAGGAGTAGGAGATGCTGTTCGACTCCAGCCTTACTTTTAGCCCTCACAGCGATGGTGATGATGACTTTTCTGCCATTTGAAGTTGCGGGGAAACATATTCATGCCAATGTCAATGCAGGAGGAGGAGGGAGCGGAGGAAGTGGCGGCTATGTCAATTTCAATAATCAGCGTTTCGCCATGGAGCCTCAGGACCAGACTGCAGTTGTAGGAGCTCGTGTGACGCTGCCTTGTCGGGTCATCAACAAGCAGGGCACATTACAGTGGACAAAGGACGACTTTGGTCTCGGTACGCACCGAAACCTAAGCGGATTCGAACGCTACTCGATGGTGGGAAGTGACGAAGAGGGTGATTATTCGCTGGACATTTATCCTGTGATGCTGGACGATGATGCGAAATATCAGTGCCAAGTGAGCCCTGGTCCGGAGGGACAAGCAGCTATTAGGTCAACATTTGCCACCCTCTCTGTGCTGGTTCCGCCAGAACCGCCTAAAATATCTCAGGGAGATTTCATCATGACCACCGAGGACCGCAAAGTGGAGATTGAATGCATTTCCGTTGGTGGCAAACCAGCTTCAGAG ATAACGTGGATTGATGGTTTGGGAACGGTAATCAATGACAACATCGAATACACAGTGATTCCAATGCCGGATTTGCGACGGTTCACTGCAAAGTCGGTCCTCCGATTGACGCCACGCAAGGAGCACCACAATACAAACTTCACGTGTCAGGCCCAGAATACGGCCGACCGAACATATCGGTCTACGAAAATCCGTGTTGAG GTAAAATATGCTCCGAAAGTCAAAGTGAGTGTAATTGGTGGCGCTTTAGCCGGTGGCAGGATTCCAGAGTTTGCTCAGGTGCGTCTAGAATGCAAAGCGGATGCCAATCCCGGAGAAGTCCGTTACCGATGGTTCATCAACGACGAGCCAATTATCGGCGGCCAGAAAACTGAAATG GTTATCCGGAATGTTACACGAAAGTTCCACGATGCAATCGTGAAGTGTGAGGTGCAGAACTCGGTTGGCAAGAGTGAGGATAGCGAGACCCTGGACATAAGCT ATGGACCACAATTCCGCCTGCGTCCTCAGTCCATAGAGGCTGATATTGGCAGCGTTGTATCTCTGAATTGTGAGGTTGATGGGAATCCCATGCCGGACATTGTTTGGATACAGCATCCCATTGATAGG GTTGTTGGCGGGAGCTCGAATTTGACATTTAGTGTAACAAACGAAACTGCTGGGCGGTACTATTGCAAGGCAAACGTTCCTGGTTACCCAGAGATATCCTCGGACGCGTACGTTTACCTTAAGGGCTCTCCTATAATCACCTCGTCGCACTATCAATACGGTTTGGTTGGGGATACTGCAAGGATTGAGTGCTATGCGACTTCGGTGCCGCGGGCCAGACATGTATCATGGACGTTTAATGGTCATGAGATTTCGGAATCGGGACATGACTACTCGATACTGGTGGACGCAGTGCCTGGAGGAGTAAAATCGACCCTCATCATCAGAGACAGTCAATCGTACCACTATGGCAAGTACAATTGTACGGTGGTCAACGACTATGGCAACGACGTGGTTGAGATAAATTTACAGGCGCAAA AAAGCGTTCCATTACTGATGACGATTGTTGGAGGCATTTCATCAGTGGCCATCCTAATGATCCTGACCATCTTGGTAATTGTGTATTTCAAGTGCAAAAAACGCAAACTCCCACCGGCCGATGTCATCAGCGAGCATCAGATTTCGAAAATTGCCGCAAAAGAGGCCGGCGACCGCACATCCAATTACAGTGACCTCAAGGTGGACATCTCTGCCGGTTATGTGCCTTATGCCGACTACACCACCCACTACAGTCCTCCGCCCCAATATCTAACAACATGTTCCACTAAATCCGGCAGCCATttgcagcagcaacagcagcatcataatcagcagcagcaacagcaccATCAACAACAGCATCAAGCCATCAATGTGCCAATGACTTTTATAAATGGCGGAGGCAGCCTAACGGGCAGCATCATTGGGTCCCGAGAGATCCGGCAGGACAATGGTCTTCCAAGTTTACAAAGCACCACCACCAATGGAAGCGTGGTAAGTTCATCGCCTAATGGCAGTTGCAGCAATAATAGCACCGCCACTCATGTAGCACATAACTCGTTGAGTATCGATCCAAGGTATAGCGCCATCTATGGCAATCCCTATTTACGAAATTCTAATTCATCATTGCTGCCGCCACCTACAGCTGTTTAa
- the LOC129944315 gene encoding irregular chiasm C-roughest protein isoform X2, producing the protein MSGNSVPNSRNPQPDDVAVAAVATVVVRSRRCCSTPALLLALTAMVMMTFLPFEVAGKHIHANVNAGGGGSGGSGGYVNFNNQRFAMEPQDQTAVVGARVTLPCRVINKQGTLQWTKDDFGLGTHRNLSGFERYSMVGSDEEGDYSLDIYPVMLDDDAKYQCQVSPGPEGQAAIRSTFATLSVLVPPEPPKISQGDFIMTTEDRKVEIECISVGGKPASEITWIDGLGTVINDNIEYTVIPMPDLRRFTAKSVLRLTPRKEHHNTNFTCQAQNTADRTYRSTKIRVEVKYAPKVKVSVIGGALAGGRIPEFAQVRLECKADANPGEVRYRWFINDEPIIGGQKTEMVIRNVTRKFHDAIVKCEVQNSVGKSEDSETLDISYGPQFRLRPQSIEADIGSVVSLNCEVDGNPMPDIVWIQHPIDRVVGGSSNLTFSVTNETAGRYYCKANVPGYPEISSDAYVYLKGSPIITSSHYQYGLVGDTARIECYATSVPRARHVSWTFNGHEISESGHDYSILVDAVPGGVKSTLIIRDSQSYHYGKYNCTVVNDYGNDVVEINLQAQKSVPLLMTIVGGISSVAILMILTILVIVYFKCKKRKLPPADVISEHQISKIAAKEAGDRTSNYSDLKVDISAGYVPYADYTTHYSPPPQYLTTCSTKSGSHLQQQQQHHNQQQQQHHQQQHQAINVPMTFINGGGSLTGSIIGSREIRQDNGLPSLQSTTTNGSVLIYDA; encoded by the exons ATGAGCGGAAATAGTGTGCCAAACTCAAGGAACCCACAGCCAGACGATGTCGCGGTCGCCGCTGTCGCCACCGTCGTCGTCAGGAGTAGGAGATGCTGTTCGACTCCAGCCTTACTTTTAGCCCTCACAGCGATGGTGATGATGACTTTTCTGCCATTTGAAGTTGCGGGGAAACATATTCATGCCAATGTCAATGCAGGAGGAGGAGGGAGCGGAGGAAGTGGCGGCTATGTCAATTTCAATAATCAGCGTTTCGCCATGGAGCCTCAGGACCAGACTGCAGTTGTAGGAGCTCGTGTGACGCTGCCTTGTCGGGTCATCAACAAGCAGGGCACATTACAGTGGACAAAGGACGACTTTGGTCTCGGTACGCACCGAAACCTAAGCGGATTCGAACGCTACTCGATGGTGGGAAGTGACGAAGAGGGTGATTATTCGCTGGACATTTATCCTGTGATGCTGGACGATGATGCGAAATATCAGTGCCAAGTGAGCCCTGGTCCGGAGGGACAAGCAGCTATTAGGTCAACATTTGCCACCCTCTCTGTGCTGGTTCCGCCAGAACCGCCTAAAATATCTCAGGGAGATTTCATCATGACCACCGAGGACCGCAAAGTGGAGATTGAATGCATTTCCGTTGGTGGCAAACCAGCTTCAGAG ATAACGTGGATTGATGGTTTGGGAACGGTAATCAATGACAACATCGAATACACAGTGATTCCAATGCCGGATTTGCGACGGTTCACTGCAAAGTCGGTCCTCCGATTGACGCCACGCAAGGAGCACCACAATACAAACTTCACGTGTCAGGCCCAGAATACGGCCGACCGAACATATCGGTCTACGAAAATCCGTGTTGAG GTAAAATATGCTCCGAAAGTCAAAGTGAGTGTAATTGGTGGCGCTTTAGCCGGTGGCAGGATTCCAGAGTTTGCTCAGGTGCGTCTAGAATGCAAAGCGGATGCCAATCCCGGAGAAGTCCGTTACCGATGGTTCATCAACGACGAGCCAATTATCGGCGGCCAGAAAACTGAAATG GTTATCCGGAATGTTACACGAAAGTTCCACGATGCAATCGTGAAGTGTGAGGTGCAGAACTCGGTTGGCAAGAGTGAGGATAGCGAGACCCTGGACATAAGCT ATGGACCACAATTCCGCCTGCGTCCTCAGTCCATAGAGGCTGATATTGGCAGCGTTGTATCTCTGAATTGTGAGGTTGATGGGAATCCCATGCCGGACATTGTTTGGATACAGCATCCCATTGATAGG GTTGTTGGCGGGAGCTCGAATTTGACATTTAGTGTAACAAACGAAACTGCTGGGCGGTACTATTGCAAGGCAAACGTTCCTGGTTACCCAGAGATATCCTCGGACGCGTACGTTTACCTTAAGGGCTCTCCTATAATCACCTCGTCGCACTATCAATACGGTTTGGTTGGGGATACTGCAAGGATTGAGTGCTATGCGACTTCGGTGCCGCGGGCCAGACATGTATCATGGACGTTTAATGGTCATGAGATTTCGGAATCGGGACATGACTACTCGATACTGGTGGACGCAGTGCCTGGAGGAGTAAAATCGACCCTCATCATCAGAGACAGTCAATCGTACCACTATGGCAAGTACAATTGTACGGTGGTCAACGACTATGGCAACGACGTGGTTGAGATAAATTTACAGGCGCAAA AAAGCGTTCCATTACTGATGACGATTGTTGGAGGCATTTCATCAGTGGCCATCCTAATGATCCTGACCATCTTGGTAATTGTGTATTTCAAGTGCAAAAAACGCAAACTCCCACCGGCCGATGTCATCAGCGAGCATCAGATTTCGAAAATTGCCGCAAAAGAGGCCGGCGACCGCACATCCAATTACAGTGACCTCAAGGTGGACATCTCTGCCGGTTATGTGCCTTATGCCGACTACACCACCCACTACAGTCCTCCGCCCCAATATCTAACAACATGTTCCACTAAATCCGGCAGCCATttgcagcagcaacagcagcatcataatcagcagcagcaacagcaccATCAACAACAGCATCAAGCCATCAATGTGCCAATGACTTTTATAAATGGCGGAGGCAGCCTAACGGGCAGCATCATTGGGTCCCGAGAGATCCGGCAGGACAATGGTCTTCCAAGTTTACAAAGCACCACCACCAATGGAAGCGTG CTAATCTATGATGCATAA